The genomic segment GGATTGATTAAAAGAAGTTGAAAATTTTCTAATCAACAACGTTTATTCCATCACAACGAGAAAACTAGCATAGTTAGGGATGTTCCCAAAAGTGCCTAATACATCTTTGACTTGATCTACTGCCACTGACATTCATCAAGCCGATGGCAGTCACAGGGTCTAATCGCCTTTGGAAAACCCTAGCCATGGATCCGGACAAATCACGATTCAAGGCTTTGAGGTGATAGTCCAATGGATTTCCTAGTGGTGTTTCGCGTCCTAATCCTAAACGATTTATGCGTCATTGGGCAGTAGGGATAGACCCTATATTCCAGAAAAGCGATCGCTTTCCCCTATCCAACGATCTAGATACCCGCCAATACCAAGTTTCATAGGTATTTCATGGATTCAGAACAAGATACAGGTATGAGACAAACTAACCTGGACTCTATCGCTTGCGCCTATCGTTTGCGTCTCTCTAAGGAACTAGAAAAACGCTTGGACTGGATCGATACCTAGCCATTACGCCAAGTCTAGGGGGCGATTTCAGTTTTGTCCAGCTTTTAACGCTATCGATAGATATCTTTAGGATTTGGGCGATCGCGCTCCATCTCCCTCAAGTACCCCGAATGCCGATCCTTAGGCTTAAGGGCGATCGCCAAACAAAACGCGGCCGAGGCGAATGACCGTGCTTCCAGCTTGAATAGCTAGGGGATAGTCGTCAGACATGCCCATAGAAAGATGGTGGAAGGCAAGGTTGCCATACCCCGCCTGCTGCACCGTTTGAAAAAACTTCTGGGCGTCTTGAAACACGGTTAATGTTTCTGCCTCAGAGAGCCCCAAGGGCGGAATAGTCATCATGCCAGCGATCGCCAAGTGAGACAGTTGATTTAGAGCCGGAAGGTCGGTCTGGAGTTCTAAAGGATCCCAGCCATACTTGTTAGGATCCGGACGAAATTTCACCTGCAGTAGCACCGTAGGACGGAGCGATCGCTCTTCGGCCAAGCGATTCAAGCGGGTCGCCAACTTAAGGCTATCCAGGGAATGGATCCAGTGAAAGTGCTCCAGCGCCTTGAGCGCCTTATTGGCTTGTAAATGCCCTAGTAAATGCCAGGTGATGTCCGGTAGATCAGCAAGCTGGGCCTGTTTTTCCTCAGCTTCTTGTACCCGGTTTTCCCCAAAGTCTCGCACCCCAGCCGCATAGGCCGCGCGAATCATCTCGACCGGCTTTTGCTTGGTCACAGCCACGAGACGCACATGGGGGGGAAGGGTTTGGCGAAGCTGGGCTATGCGATCGGGGAGAGAGCCGCTCAAGGACAACCGAGTCATAGATTCACTATTGAAAGGTCTGCTTATGAATTTTTTGGAGCAGTTGATAGTCTTTCAAGGCTCCTTCCCGTCGAAGGCTGCGCAGGCGATTTTCAACCAGAATACGGGCATCGCTACGCCCGATAGGATCAAACTGCAATCCGCCGGCTGCCGTTTTGACCACGAAAAACAGGCGCTGGGCGTATAGCGTAGCAAAGAGCTCTTGGCTGCTGTCAACTAGGCACACTCTAAACAGCAGTCCAAAGGTTGGATGATTGAGATAGGTTTCAGTGCTCATTCAAGTTTAAGTTGACTAGCAATTGGGTCGCCATGAATCACGACGGTGGAGATAGAGGCTGAAGACACGATCAGCAATGACCGCGGTGGGATGAATGGGCACGGTAGAGACAGGGGCTAGACCGAGGATAGATGAACGCTAGGGTGATCAATCGATCAATTAGTTGAGTCAGAGTATCTCGACCTAGTCAAGGATCGAAGACAGCACTATGGGGAGATCGTTCGGTAGACTCTAGGGGAAGCGATCGCATGATGAGCTTAGAGCTATAGTACAGTCGTCTGGAATCTAGCGGGATCACGATCGCTCATCAAGATCCTGATCAGCAGTCTCACCCTCCAAGATCAAACCCTAGATGGGTGATGATTCTATACCTAAACACCTTCCTGGGGGCATGGGTGGGTAGACTCTAGGGGGGCATGGAGGGGCTCTTGGGGCAGATCTCCGCTCCAAAGAGCTGTGGCGATCGCATAGTCGCCATCGTGGCTGAGGCTAAGCTGCCAACTGCCTTGAAGCCAAGGTTGGGTTTGGGGGGTTGGCGTCAGCATCACAGCAGGTGCTCCGCTGGGCTGATGACCAATGCTAATGTCAGTGTATCGAACTCCACGCCATCCGGTACCAAGAGCCTTCACAACCGCTTCCTTGGCGGCCCACCGCCCCGCCAAAAAGCCGATGGCATTCTCCGGAGAACGCCGATCAGCACAGCGACGATGAAATTCCTCTTGTTCGGCGATGGTATACACGCGTTGAAGAAAGCGATCGCCGAAGCG from the Candidatus Obscuribacterales bacterium genome contains:
- a CDS encoding PipX family protein, with the protein product MSTETYLNHPTFGLLFRVCLVDSSQELFATLYAQRLFFVVKTAAGGLQFDPIGRSDARILVENRLRSLRREGALKDYQLLQKIHKQTFQ
- a CDS encoding YggS family pyridoxal phosphate-dependent enzyme, yielding MTRLSLSGSLPDRIAQLRQTLPPHVRLVAVTKQKPVEMIRAAYAAGVRDFGENRVQEAEEKQAQLADLPDITWHLLGHLQANKALKALEHFHWIHSLDSLKLATRLNRLAEERSLRPTVLLQVKFRPDPNKYGWDPLELQTDLPALNQLSHLAIAGMMTIPPLGLSEAETLTVFQDAQKFFQTVQQAGYGNLAFHHLSMGMSDDYPLAIQAGSTVIRLGRVLFGDRP
- the acpS gene encoding holo-ACP synthase, whose product is MHIRIGTDIVLIPRVRSLFERFGDRFLQRVYTIAEQEEFHRRCADRRSPENAIGFLAGRWAAKEAVVKALGTGWRGVRYTDISIGHQPSGAPAVMLTPTPQTQPWLQGSWQLSLSHDGDYAIATALWSGDLPQEPLHAPLESTHPCPQEGV